In one window of Lacticaseibacillus casei DSM 20011 = JCM 1134 = ATCC 393 DNA:
- the pnpS gene encoding two-component system histidine kinase PnpS, translating into MNKRVFRRALVISLLSLAGFFVLVTTVNQQIVHQQARDLRRVARTYVTSDHDGVDRQALAESEAAFITIIPDNPQTTRQKVMADALRGRRAKAFVTSVNVYGRTEQAYLFRDHGQWVAVIRYKSSVWTTAPEQFWILTLIFAALIALILLWLFRSEHQYQEAIRVMSHNLDRIREKKEPDPVILPPKSPFVPVAQRINALAAEQAHLREKVAVRQSSFDRLIDNLPLGVMLIDTNKDVILHNHAMSQLLGHQIPQPRHSYLDDVKTYALARMIEHTFRHEKTHHQELTVLATQKSVDASVIPLNQGISRLQVLVILYDVTYLRQVEKMQLDFVGNVSHELKTPVTAIAGFAETLLNGAKNDPATLDKFLGIIFDESKRLTQLINDILTLSRPETNQAVQATVALKKLVDDALRNLDKVIKDKQIRVEVAIAPDLQIVTDERKLTQIVRNLLNNAVFYNRLAGHVTVTAQVVGDHLSLAVADTGIGIPEEEQARIFERFYRVDKARSRHNGGTGLGLAIVAELVKSMDGRVAVNSQVGVGSTFTVTLPVGQNNRPA; encoded by the coding sequence ATGAATAAACGGGTTTTTCGCCGTGCACTTGTTATTAGTCTGCTATCATTGGCAGGCTTTTTTGTGCTTGTGACAACAGTGAATCAACAAATCGTTCACCAGCAGGCACGTGATCTTCGCCGGGTGGCCAGAACTTACGTGACGTCTGATCATGATGGCGTTGATCGCCAGGCGCTGGCTGAATCAGAAGCTGCTTTTATCACGATCATTCCGGATAATCCTCAGACCACCAGACAGAAGGTAATGGCTGATGCGTTGCGAGGACGCCGCGCCAAGGCTTTCGTCACATCAGTCAATGTTTATGGGCGAACGGAGCAGGCTTATCTGTTTCGGGATCACGGTCAATGGGTTGCCGTTATCCGGTATAAATCAAGCGTATGGACCACGGCGCCAGAGCAATTTTGGATTCTGACACTGATCTTCGCGGCCTTAATTGCGTTGATCTTACTCTGGCTTTTCCGATCTGAACATCAGTATCAGGAAGCCATCCGGGTCATGAGCCACAATCTGGATCGCATCCGCGAAAAAAAGGAACCCGATCCGGTGATTTTGCCGCCGAAGTCACCATTTGTACCTGTGGCACAGCGAATCAATGCGCTCGCCGCTGAACAGGCGCATCTCCGCGAAAAAGTAGCTGTGCGCCAGTCGAGCTTTGATCGCTTAATCGACAACCTACCTCTAGGCGTCATGTTGATTGACACAAACAAAGACGTCATTCTGCATAACCATGCCATGTCGCAGCTTTTAGGGCATCAGATTCCCCAACCGCGTCACAGTTATCTCGACGATGTCAAAACTTACGCGCTTGCTCGGATGATCGAGCATACATTCCGCCATGAAAAGACCCATCATCAGGAACTGACCGTCTTGGCGACCCAAAAGTCGGTGGACGCCTCCGTTATTCCGTTGAATCAAGGCATTAGCCGGCTGCAAGTATTGGTGATTTTATATGATGTGACGTATCTTCGCCAGGTGGAAAAAATGCAGTTGGATTTTGTCGGCAATGTCAGCCACGAATTAAAGACACCGGTTACCGCGATTGCCGGGTTTGCGGAAACCTTATTAAACGGGGCTAAAAATGATCCGGCGACCCTGGATAAATTTTTAGGCATCATTTTCGATGAAAGTAAGCGACTCACCCAGCTAATCAATGATATTCTGACACTGAGCCGGCCGGAAACCAATCAGGCGGTGCAGGCGACAGTTGCGCTCAAAAAGCTGGTCGATGATGCCTTACGCAATCTGGATAAAGTGATTAAAGATAAGCAAATCCGGGTCGAAGTCGCGATTGCACCCGACTTACAGATTGTGACCGACGAACGTAAGCTTACCCAGATCGTGCGGAATCTTTTGAATAATGCCGTCTTTTACAATCGTCTGGCCGGTCACGTGACGGTTACCGCGCAAGTCGTTGGCGATCACTTATCGTTAGCGGTGGCGGATACGGGAATCGGGATTCCGGAAGAAGAACAGGCCCGTATTTTCGAACGCTTCTACCGGGTCGATAAAGCGCGCAGCCGGCACAACGGTGGCACGGGCTTGGGCTTGGCCATTGTAGCCGAGCTGGTGAAAAGTATGGATGGCCGGGTCGCGGTTAATAGTCAGGTTGGGGTTGGTTCAACCTTTACCGTAACATTGCCGGTCGGCCAAAATAATCGTCCGGCTTAA
- a CDS encoding PDZ domain-containing protein, with product MAVIIALLISPVGLAFWLALGLTILFAVRRTSRERHQYLRAIHPKHIEIARFFWVGILIGIVVSAISVLARLQVSLAALLALSGLTVIGLILSAWSFSPWWLGLASLATFIQPDYSDTDGQLAANLALLIGLLWLAQAVLARLNRGDQLESPVILVDRRQRKSAKFRLRQFYWVPLLVPVDPAQVAGSPVLTVIIQAFAIVGLPLILGASFTARHDRAKMHWQRSWPWFAGAGGALVVYGVAARLLFLPAVASAIVPACISVILGSGLLWQGHKVYLTVTRTDRGVVLIGVVPDTPAAQMNLQPGDRVLSCNHIAVNSASELYNAIQKEPTYCRLRLQQADGELRLAETAIFSGAPHELGMILFPEETA from the coding sequence ATGGCAGTGATCATTGCCTTACTTATCAGCCCGGTTGGTTTGGCGTTTTGGCTAGCCTTAGGGTTGACGATTTTGTTTGCGGTTCGGCGCACGAGCCGTGAACGCCACCAGTACTTGCGGGCGATTCACCCCAAACATATTGAGATTGCCCGGTTTTTTTGGGTAGGTATCCTGATCGGTATTGTGGTATCCGCCATCTCGGTTTTGGCACGACTTCAGGTCAGTTTAGCTGCGTTATTGGCATTAAGCGGCTTGACCGTGATTGGTTTGATATTGTCTGCATGGTCGTTTAGTCCATGGTGGCTAGGTCTTGCAAGTTTGGCCACGTTTATTCAACCAGATTATTCTGATACAGATGGGCAGCTAGCAGCTAATTTGGCGCTTTTGATCGGCCTGCTTTGGCTTGCCCAGGCTGTGTTGGCGCGGCTGAATCGTGGCGACCAACTTGAATCGCCGGTTATTTTGGTAGATCGGCGGCAGCGAAAAAGTGCGAAGTTTCGTTTGCGGCAATTTTACTGGGTACCGTTGCTGGTACCGGTGGATCCCGCTCAGGTTGCCGGTTCACCGGTGTTGACTGTGATCATTCAAGCATTTGCAATCGTCGGCCTGCCTTTGATCTTAGGTGCCTCATTTACGGCACGGCATGATCGGGCGAAGATGCATTGGCAACGCAGCTGGCCATGGTTTGCTGGGGCAGGCGGTGCATTAGTTGTTTACGGCGTAGCTGCACGATTACTGTTCCTTCCTGCAGTTGCGAGCGCCATCGTGCCTGCATGTATCAGTGTTATTCTTGGAAGCGGGTTACTCTGGCAAGGCCATAAGGTGTACCTGACAGTGACGCGCACTGATCGCGGGGTTGTTTTAATCGGGGTTGTGCCTGATACCCCGGCAGCACAAATGAATCTGCAACCCGGAGATCGGGTGCTTTCCTGTAACCACATCGCGGTGAATAGCGCCAGCGAATTGTACAATGCCATTCAAAAGGAACCCACTTATTGTCGCTTGCGGCTTCAACAGGCAGATGGCGAGTTACGTCTTGCCGAAACTGCTATTTTTTCAGGTGCGCCGCATGAACTTGGTATGATTTTATTCCCGGAGGAGACAGCATGA
- a CDS encoding response regulator transcription factor → MKKILIVDDEPAILTLLQYNLETEHYQVETATDGQEALDKVRSEPFDFIILDLMLPSLSGLDVTRKIREDKIQTPIMILTAKDNETDKIVGLELGADDYVTKPFSPREIIARIKAIERRSQSQPQTTARSGNDNQITVGQITIDPENYKASKAGHRLQLTPKEFELLVYFAQRVGKTLSRDALLNGVWGFDYPAETRMVDIQVSHLRDKIETDPKHPDYLKTVRGFGYQMEAPHE, encoded by the coding sequence ATGAAGAAGATCTTGATTGTTGATGACGAGCCAGCCATCTTGACGTTGCTGCAATATAATTTAGAAACCGAACACTATCAGGTGGAAACAGCAACCGATGGGCAAGAAGCCTTAGACAAGGTACGTAGCGAACCGTTTGATTTTATTATCCTCGATCTCATGTTACCAAGCCTGAGCGGACTGGATGTTACCCGCAAGATTCGTGAAGATAAGATTCAGACCCCCATCATGATCCTGACAGCGAAGGATAATGAAACCGACAAAATTGTGGGACTTGAACTGGGTGCCGACGACTATGTCACCAAACCGTTTTCGCCACGGGAAATCATCGCACGGATCAAGGCCATCGAACGGCGTAGTCAGAGCCAGCCGCAAACCACGGCGCGCTCCGGTAACGACAATCAGATTACCGTTGGCCAAATCACCATCGATCCGGAAAACTATAAGGCTAGCAAAGCCGGTCACCGGCTGCAACTGACCCCTAAGGAATTTGAGTTGCTGGTTTATTTTGCCCAGCGAGTAGGTAAGACCTTGTCTCGTGACGCTTTGTTAAATGGCGTCTGGGGGTTTGATTATCCAGCCGAAACCCGCATGGTCGATATTCAGGTCAGTCATTTACGGGATAAGATTGAAACCGATCCAAAACATCCGGATTATTTAAAGACAGTTCGGGGATTCGGCTATCAAATGGAGGCACCACATGAATAA